Below is a genomic region from Paenibacillus rhizovicinus.
AAAGCAGAATCTTCGAGCGGCTCCATGGCCTGATCAGCAGCAGCTTGATCGTACCCGACGAGAACTCGCCCGCCACGCTTTCTGCGGAGACGACGACGGTGAAGATCGTGATCAGCAGATAGGTAAACGACTCGATGTTGTTCATGACGCTCCACATGGAGCCGCCGCCCTCGTCGAACACCTTGGACAAGATGCTGACGCCCACGACGATCAACAGGATAATGCCGAACATGATCCATGTGCCGATACGCCGGTAAATCTTCATATTCTCATTGCGGACCAGCTGCAAGAAATTATACAAGCGGATTCCCTCCCGTCATCTCGAGGAACTGATCCTCGAGCGATTTGTTCAGGACGCGAATGCCGTATACTTTAATGCCCGCTCCGACCAGCTCCGCATTGATGCGCGCAACCGTGTCCCGGTCCGCCCGTACGAGCGCCCCTTCATCCATCCGAGCCGCTTCGTGCTTCGCCAGCAGCTCCACGGCCTCGTCCGGCCGATCCACCTCGAACAGCACGGGGCCGCTCGTTTCCGCCAATTGCGCGGTGGTTTGAATCGTCCGCACGTCGATCAGCTTGCCGCCTTGAATAATCGCGACCCGGTCGCACATCAGCTCCATCTCGCTGAGCAGATGGCTGGAGACGAAGACGGCGATGCCCTCTTCCTTCGCCAGCTTGCGGAGATAGTCGCGCAGCTCGCGAATGCCCGCCGGATCCAAGCCGTTGGTCGGCTCGTCCAAGATGAGCAGGGACGGCTTGTGCATGATCGCCTGTGCCACGCCCAGACGCTGGCGCATGCCGAGCGAGTACGTCTTCACTTTATCGTGAATGCGTTCCTTCAGCCCGACCAGCTGGACGACTTCGTCGATCCGCTGCTTCGTGATGCCCGGCACCATCCGGGAGAAATGAAGCAGATTCTGAAACCCGGTCAAATATTTGTACATCTCGGGGTTCTCGACAATCGCCCCGACATGACGGATGGCCTTCTCGTAATCGTCGCGGACGCTGTGTCCCTCGATCAGCACATCGCCTTTCGTCATCTTCATCAACCCGACCATCATGCGGATGGTCGTCGTCTTCCCGGAGCCGTTCGGACCCAGAAAGCCCAATACCTCCGCCCGCGGGATGTCTAACGTTAACCCGTCAATAATCGTACGCCTGCCGATCACCTTCGAAACTTGCTGAAGCCTTACGATCGGCTGCTCGTCCGAAACGGTCCCATAACCCATTTCTGTACCCCCTGTATCCGCGGAGAATCATCCTTCATGCCGCGTATCGTCCCCATCAGTATACCGGATGAAGGAAGCGATTGGAAGGTTGGACATCGCGGAAACAGCAAGTCAAGACTGCAGAGGTTAACGTTAGTTGAACACGAGAATCCGGTCCTTCACGATATCCGCAGCGCATACGTCGAATGATTCGCGATGGATATCCCCGAGCCCGCCCAACTTTTGCATCGGCTGTTCGTGATCGGACGATGTCTTCATGCAAGCCGAGCAGCAGCCCAGCCGATACTCGACGCGGTAGAACCCGGTCAGAAACAGTTTATCCGCCTCGTGAAAATGCAACAACTTCCCGCAGCTTACACAATAGAATTGATTCTTGCTCAACATAACTCGCTCCCCTTCCAAATCGACAATCTTTTATATATATATACTATTTGTATCAATTTATGACTAACATTGTTACATTTCGTATCGATTTCAGAATATGACAAAAACCGCAGTCTGTCAATAAGTTAATCCCGGATTCCGACAGATTTATCGGATATATTCGCGATCGTACGCCTAAAATGTCGTGTATGCGCTTACATAAATGGGCATAGAGAAGCGCCCCGTGGATAACCAAAAAGGGACGTTCATCCCTTTTGATCGAACTTGTAGAGCCGATGGGCAACCGCGGCTCCGCCCGACATCCGTTCATAAAGCTGGTGGATGCGGCGGTAGTTCGGATGCAGCTGCTTGACGTAGCTTTGGAGCGCGAGCTTAATGGCCTTGCGCATGTAATCATCCGGGACGAACGTGCAGCCGTACGCGTATAAGTTATCCTTCCTGCGGCGCCAGACGATATGTCCTAGCAGCGAGAGCTCCCATGGACCGACCACCGTCTCGATACGTATCGTATAATCGGAATTGACGGGAAACCGCAGGTGGGTCTGAAACTCCAGCCCTTCCAAGCTCATTTTGTCCAAAAGCACTGGCGTCGTACGCGTCTGCGCCGCTTCGTCCGTTACGCTGCAGATCGAGACGGACGCCGTGATTTGACCAAGGAATCGGATTTGCAGATCACCGTTATTGACCGTGTGCTGATCCATAACCGCTTCGCTCCTTCTTTTCAATATGTTACATTTTGTATCGTAGTGGTCAAAAAAAATTAATTGATTTGCTGCCAGTACCGCTTGCTTGCGGCATCCAGTTTACCGAGATCGGCAAGCAGAAACTTGCGGGCGTCCATATCCGTTATGATCCACCGGTCAGGCGCGATGGAGTGAATATGCTCATGCGCATTCTCGGTCGTGAACGTCACGCGTCCGAAGTCCGTCTGGACTTCCCACGTATAATAGGCATTCTGCTTCCGGATGGATAGAATCTGCTCGATAACGGGCACCATGTACAGCTGCTTGAGCTCTTCCTGAACGACGGCACGGCTCGCGTCGTCCAGCACGTTCAAATTGCTGATCAGCATCAGCTCTTCTCCGGTCTCGCTCCGCACGGATATATATTGATCCAAGAACGAATACGGGAATGTACGGACCAGCTTCACCTTCTCGTAGCGCAGCCCACCCATCTCGAAGTGGAGCGAATCTTCCTTGCGGAACGACATGCTGAACCGGTTGCCCTTCTGCTTCAAATAGACCAAGTTACTCATCAAGTCACCCTACTTCCAGCGGTTTCTCCGACATCTGCTGCTGCGATTCTCGGGTACATCGGCCCGCTACCGAACTTCTACACACTACTTGTCATCTGATAGCTCAGCAGTTTCCCGAAGACGCCGTCGGATTCTTTCGCAAGCTGCTGGAAGCCTCCTGAACGTGCCAATCTGCCGTCTTCCAGAACAATCACTTGATTGGCGTCTCGAATCGTTGACAGACGATGCGCAATCACGATAATCGTCATGCTGCCTTTCAGCCGAATCAATGCTTCCTGAATCTTCGCTTCATTCTCGCCATCGAGCGCGCTAGTCGCTTCGTCTAGGATGAGTATGGACGGTTTTCGAAGAATCGCCCTGGCTAGAACGATCCGCTGCCGCTCGCCACCCGACAAGCGTACGCCTCTATCGCCAAGGACGGTATCAAGCCCCTGCGGCAGTTTGCGCACGAAATCCTCGGCTGCGGCAAAGCTCAGCGCCTCCCAGATCATCGCCTCTGTCACTTCAGGTGCGGCAATGAACATATTGTCGCGAATGCTCGCATGGAATAGAAAAGGTTCCTGCGCGACATAGCTGACATTGCGCCGAAACGATACCGCCCTCTCCCCGACGAGCAGCTCGCCGTCCGCAAACACCTCGCCCGTCTCCGGCTGCATTAGGCCGATCAGCAGGTCGATGAGCGTACTCTTGCCGGCGCCGGATTTGCCGACGACTGCCGTCATGCTGTTCGCCGGAATCCATAAATCGATATGTTCAAGTGCGAAGTCCGCTCTGGATCGATCGTAGCGGTAACTCACATTTCGGCATTCGATGCCATGCGCCATTCGCACGCGATTGTCATCCATCACGTCTTCATTGATATCCAGTTCCTTTGCTGCCTCGTATTCCATCCGCAAGCACTGTAGGCTGTTGAACGCAGGAATCGTTTGTGCAAGCCGCTGCCACTTCGATTGCAAGCTGGAAAACTTCGGCCATAGCCGCGTGAATATAAGGCTGATCACGATCAGCTTCTCGGGCGGAATATGCAGTAGTTTTACCGAACAAAGCACAAACAGCGCCATGAGCAGTCCCGTTGCCGCTTTGTAACAGAATCGTGAACTCGATTGCAGCTTCGTATACATAATCGCATTTTGTTCCAATTCCCCGCTTGTGTCCCTGAACCAACCCATATGCCGCTCTTCCATCCGATTGCTCTTAATTTCCTTGATGCCATTGAAATGCTCCGTCATGCCTGCGTAGAACTCGCGCATAAGCGCCGAGAGCCGCTCGCCATTTCGCTTGCTTCGCTGATGATAGGGTCTAAGAATAAGCGCCATAATGACGCCGCACACGAGAATGCTCGCCGTCAAAGGCCATGACAACCATGCCGCCAAACCGATTTGCACCAGCGTGAACAGGCAGGTCGAAAGCAGCGAAATCGACAAATATACGCCGTTGCTGGCGCGGGACAGCTCTTGCATCATCACATGAACGAAATCCGACCTGCGCTTCGTCAGGAAGAAAGACCAGCTGGACTGCAGAAGCGATTGATAGAGTTCGACCTGCAAATGACGAATGAAGCCCGCTTCTATCGCTTCATTCCGGTTAACCAGCCTCAGCTGCAAGAATGCTTGCGTCCAGACCGACAGCATGAACACTCCCAGGACGGCAGGCAACCTCCACCCGATAGGCAGTTCGCCGAGCGGCGACATCAATGCCGACAGGAATGGAATATTGTCCGCGGACGCCGTATCGAACACGCCAATCAGACCGAGCATTGGGATGAACAAGAACAAGCCAGCGCCTTCCAACATGCTGACGCCCATCATGCAAACGATATTGACATACAGCTTTAATCCTGCGAACTTATGAAGCTTGCGGAAATAAACCGCGATATGCGCAATATGATTATTCATCATTGACCACTCCTAGCTGACGACGGCGCTGCCTGCGGTTTGCAATATCTCCTCTACCAGCTGATGAACCGTAATTCCGTTCTTTGGCCTGCTGAGCCGATAAATGTCCACCTTGCCCGCTAATCCGGCAATTGCCGAGAAATGCCATTCGTTCAGGCCCAGCGGCGAGATGAACGATTTGCGGAACGTATGCCGGTGCAGCATATGGAGGCGTTCAAGTCCCGCCACTTGCCGTTTTTCCAGCTTGTCCAAATCCGTCTTCTCAAGCTCGAACACGCCTGCGAGCGGCAATGGCTCCGTGCAGAAACCGGAAGATGTTACGGGAACGGCATACTTGGTCGAGTAAATCGTTTGATACGCGCTGGCATCCAAGCCAAGCATTTGGACGCTCTCGGGCCATAGCTTCTGCTGTGGATAAGCGGGTAGCACAACCGGGTTC
It encodes:
- a CDS encoding ABC transporter ATP-binding protein, with the protein product MGYGTVSDEQPIVRLQQVSKVIGRRTIIDGLTLDIPRAEVLGFLGPNGSGKTTTIRMMVGLMKMTKGDVLIEGHSVRDDYEKAIRHVGAIVENPEMYKYLTGFQNLLHFSRMVPGITKQRIDEVVQLVGLKERIHDKVKTYSLGMRQRLGVAQAIMHKPSLLILDEPTNGLDPAGIRELRDYLRKLAKEEGIAVFVSSHLLSEMELMCDRVAIIQGGKLIDVRTIQTTAQLAETSGPVLFEVDRPDEAVELLAKHEAARMDEGALVRADRDTVARINAELVGAGIKVYGIRVLNKSLEDQFLEMTGGNPLV
- a CDS encoding ABC transporter ATP-binding protein, encoding MMNNHIAHIAVYFRKLHKFAGLKLYVNIVCMMGVSMLEGAGLFLFIPMLGLIGVFDTASADNIPFLSALMSPLGELPIGWRLPAVLGVFMLSVWTQAFLQLRLVNRNEAIEAGFIRHLQVELYQSLLQSSWSFFLTKRRSDFVHVMMQELSRASNGVYLSISLLSTCLFTLVQIGLAAWLSWPLTASILVCGVIMALILRPYHQRSKRNGERLSALMREFYAGMTEHFNGIKEIKSNRMEERHMGWFRDTSGELEQNAIMYTKLQSSSRFCYKAATGLLMALFVLCSVKLLHIPPEKLIVISLIFTRLWPKFSSLQSKWQRLAQTIPAFNSLQCLRMEYEAAKELDINEDVMDDNRVRMAHGIECRNVSYRYDRSRADFALEHIDLWIPANSMTAVVGKSGAGKSTLIDLLIGLMQPETGEVFADGELLVGERAVSFRRNVSYVAQEPFLFHASIRDNMFIAAPEVTEAMIWEALSFAAAEDFVRKLPQGLDTVLGDRGVRLSGGERQRIVLARAILRKPSILILDEATSALDGENEAKIQEALIRLKGSMTIIVIAHRLSTIRDANQVIVLEDGRLARSGGFQQLAKESDGVFGKLLSYQMTSSV
- a CDS encoding DUF1854 domain-containing protein: MSNLVYLKQKGNRFSMSFRKEDSLHFEMGGLRYEKVKLVRTFPYSFLDQYISVRSETGEELMLISNLNVLDDASRAVVQEELKQLYMVPVIEQILSIRKQNAYYTWEVQTDFGRVTFTTENAHEHIHSIAPDRWIITDMDARKFLLADLGKLDAASKRYWQQIN
- a CDS encoding PilZ domain-containing protein, with protein sequence MDQHTVNNGDLQIRFLGQITASVSICSVTDEAAQTRTTPVLLDKMSLEGLEFQTHLRFPVNSDYTIRIETVVGPWELSLLGHIVWRRRKDNLYAYGCTFVPDDYMRKAIKLALQSYVKQLHPNYRRIHQLYERMSGGAAVAHRLYKFDQKG